A genomic region of Ignavibacteria bacterium contains the following coding sequences:
- a CDS encoding site-specific DNA-methyltransferase — translation MSEKGYPIKRISIKSKSFVKEQQSIFEKYLVTENLNPKVSVFIGDVMSSLRLIPDETIDCIITSPPYWKQRDYKHSKQLGQEKTYQEYIGNLVEVFNQVKRVLKPFGTFFLNVGYKYQDKELLLIPELLAIELQKSGWALINKIIWYKPNAMPSSFESRLTNVYEPVFLFVKKDSKHKYYFSLDEIRISTNNKNELKNPSEYVGYPVENSIKKNQKLNGIIKNIYKDADGNFLAEILWENKEVSFELLNDFNQESKIEINLYCPKCGFQSKNEFDLEYHKNCDDFPIPSLPEKINLDKITLTLQPSLFDNSLSFQSRSNYNGKFKLSPENRGASPGARKSLFGEYFVIQRRFKVYQSLIADYLRYWREKRKITIKELDKILGYRDTASHWFRKDSGHWGKGGSIPSIEDWSRLKEILQFDDRYDRWITETHLVLQTVKPHPKGKNPGDVWQIKLQPFADAHFAVFPEELVRMCILAGCPQNGIVLDPFAGSGTTGKVAEDLGRSSILIELVPEFLEIIKKRVKNIEQIIYVK, via the coding sequence ATGAGTGAAAAAGGATATCCCATAAAAAGGATAAGTATAAAATCTAAAAGCTTTGTTAAAGAACAACAAAGCATTTTTGAAAAATACTTAGTCACTGAAAATTTAAATCCAAAGGTTTCTGTTTTCATCGGGGATGTGATGTCATCTTTGCGTCTCATTCCCGATGAGACTATTGATTGTATAATTACCTCACCTCCATACTGGAAACAAAGAGACTATAAACATTCTAAACAGTTAGGTCAGGAAAAAACTTATCAAGAATATATAGGAAATCTTGTTGAAGTTTTTAATCAGGTAAAAAGAGTATTAAAACCATTTGGGACTTTTTTCCTTAATGTTGGATATAAGTATCAGGACAAAGAATTACTTCTAATTCCCGAGCTACTTGCGATTGAACTTCAAAAAAGTGGTTGGGCATTAATTAATAAGATAATCTGGTACAAACCCAATGCAATGCCCTCTTCATTTGAAAGCAGATTAACCAATGTTTATGAACCAGTTTTTTTGTTTGTTAAGAAAGATTCTAAGCACAAGTATTATTTCTCTCTAGATGAAATTCGAATCTCTACAAATAATAAGAATGAGTTAAAAAATCCTTCGGAATATGTTGGTTATCCAGTCGAAAATTCCATAAAAAAGAATCAAAAGTTAAACGGGATAATAAAGAATATTTACAAAGATGCAGACGGGAATTTTTTAGCTGAAATTTTATGGGAGAATAAAGAAGTTTCGTTTGAGCTGCTCAATGATTTTAATCAAGAATCAAAAATTGAAATAAATCTTTACTGCCCCAAATGTGGATTTCAATCCAAGAACGAGTTTGACTTAGAATACCATAAAAATTGTGATGACTTTCCAATTCCATCACTCCCCGAAAAAATAAACTTAGATAAAATTACTTTAACACTTCAGCCATCTTTGTTTGATAATTCGCTTTCATTTCAATCAAGATCAAATTATAATGGTAAATTTAAATTGAGTCCAGAAAATCGGGGTGCCTCACCGGGTGCAAGAAAATCTTTATTTGGAGAATATTTTGTCATTCAAAGAAGATTTAAAGTTTATCAAAGTTTAATTGCTGATTATTTGAGATATTGGAGAGAAAAAAGAAAAATTACAATAAAAGAATTGGACAAAATCTTAGGCTATCGAGATACAGCAAGTCATTGGTTTAGAAAAGATAGTGGACATTGGGGCAAAGGAGGATCAATCCCTTCAATTGAAGATTGGTCGAGATTGAAAGAAATTCTACAATTTGATGATCGCTATGATCGATGGATTACAGAAACTCATCTGGTTCTTCAAACGGTTAAACCTCATCCTAAGGGCAAAAATCCAGGTGATGTCTGGCAAATTAAGTTACAGCCTTTTGCTGATGCTCACTTTGCTGTTTTCCCCGAAGAGTTAGTCAGGATGTGCATACTTGCTGGTTGTCCCCAAAATGGTATCGTGTTAGATCCATTTGCAGGTTCTGGCACTACAGGAAAAGTTGCTGAAGACTTGGGAAGAAGTTCAATTTTAATCGAGCTTGTTCCTGAATTTTTGGAAATAATTAAAAAGAGAGTAAAAAACATAGAGCAAATCATTTATGTTAAGTGA
- a CDS encoding deoxyribodipyrimidine photolyase, with protein sequence MEARIKKVNSKSINSSGKYVAYVMEASQRAYFNHALEFAIMLSNEYKKPLVVIYNLTDKYKFSNLRYYTFMIEGLIKLRKIFEERRIKFFIRKSDYVNGSIEISKNAAALVTDRNYLKLQRNWREKVAHSIDIPIYEIETDVIVPIELVSQKKEPYAATIRPKILKLLDQFLEPVSHQDLKFKSDFIELESLDFETPNEFISKLQIDKSVKSVSEYYEGGYDNALKFLKIFIEKKLPRYKELRSDPTQDFQSELSPYIHFGQISTLQILLEILKHYDIKDENVQTFINEAVIWRELARNFCFYNQNYNQYEGIPDWAKQTLEEHINDNREFIYSLEELEFAKTHDPYWNAAQIQLLKTGKMHNYMRMYWAKKLIEWTKHPKDAFDYACYLNDKYELDGRDPNGYAGISWCFGTHDRPWFERQIFGKIRYMNDKGLERKFDIKKYVEKFSTL encoded by the coding sequence ATGGAAGCAAGGATAAAGAAAGTAAACTCAAAGTCAATAAATAGTTCAGGCAAATATGTCGCTTATGTAATGGAAGCAAGTCAGAGAGCTTATTTTAATCACGCTCTCGAGTTTGCCATAATGCTTTCAAATGAGTACAAAAAGCCGTTGGTCGTAATTTATAATCTTACCGATAAGTATAAATTCAGCAATCTTCGTTATTACACATTTATGATTGAAGGCTTAATAAAGTTAAGGAAGATTTTTGAAGAGCGAAGGATTAAGTTTTTCATTCGTAAGTCAGATTATGTGAATGGTTCAATTGAAATTTCTAAAAATGCAGCCGCTTTAGTTACTGATAGAAATTATTTAAAACTTCAGAGAAACTGGCGGGAAAAAGTTGCTCACTCAATTGATATCCCTATTTATGAAATTGAAACTGATGTGATAGTACCAATTGAATTGGTCTCCCAGAAAAAAGAACCTTATGCTGCGACTATCAGACCAAAAATTTTAAAACTATTAGATCAATTTCTTGAGCCAGTTTCTCATCAGGATTTAAAATTTAAGAGTGATTTCATTGAACTCGAAAGTCTCGATTTCGAAACACCGAACGAATTTATCTCAAAACTTCAAATTGATAAATCGGTTAAATCAGTTTCAGAATATTATGAAGGCGGTTATGATAATGCTTTGAAATTCTTAAAGATTTTTATTGAGAAGAAATTGCCTCGTTATAAAGAATTAAGATCAGATCCAACTCAAGATTTTCAATCTGAATTAAGTCCTTACATTCATTTTGGACAAATTTCAACTCTTCAAATTTTACTGGAAATATTAAAACATTATGATATTAAAGATGAAAATGTTCAAACATTTATTAATGAAGCCGTAATCTGGCGAGAACTTGCAAGGAATTTCTGTTTTTACAATCAAAATTATAATCAATATGAAGGAATACCAGATTGGGCAAAACAAACCCTTGAAGAACATATCAACGACAATCGCGAATTTATTTACTCACTTGAAGAACTGGAATTTGCTAAAACACACGATCCATATTGGAATGCGGCACAAATCCAGCTATTAAAAACCGGTAAGATGCACAATTATATGCGTATGTACTGGGCGAAGAAATTAATCGAATGGACAAAACATCCTAAGGATGCCTTTGATTACGCTTGTTACTTAAACGATAAGTATGAATTAGATGGAAGAGATCCAAATGGTTACGCTGGAATTTCTTGGTGCTTTGGAACCCACGACCGCCCATGGTTTGAAAGACAAATTTTTGGAAAAATCAGATATATGAACGATAAAGGTCTCGAAAGAAAGTTTGATATAAAAAAATATGTTGAAAAATTTTCTACCCTGTGA
- a CDS encoding PAS domain S-box protein, producing MKVPGYLNRIPAIYIIIYLVISLLIIGLITDYLIKDYYTVKEEKIKELKNISTVKANEISTFINEQEYKLWELVNAEFFNEKIAALFQNKLKSDDIFKFLNQVKLIKSLEDIIFINPEGKILFSFHILPYDIDSLTLKVFSDKDSPKVFIDLFKEKTTGILYAYQYPVYAIFNSNKKLLGFIRFQYDAMNTIIPRIEYLEPQSTREILLVKKEDNYIIYLSFLRKVRIQPFSLTENIENNQCWINLPENENLCIYDGLDYAGVPVIAVLQKIPKTNLLLITKENKAEIFQGFRSRSFIIIITLILSLLSFGGFFLFIIYRINKKRAQEELERELEREQQRQALQKEFEIVFSQINDVIFILNSKGEIVKANKAVKKLYGYEPEELIGKTIDCVCVVDEMNELFERFKKIEESEFYIYESKHRKKDGTLFDVEVNAKAYYIGKLKFLVGSVRDITERKKSLIELQRKLENEKLLTELASEMIHLNNQNFDDELEKIIRNLGTHLKVDRIRIFLKDQVTGFYNCVFEWCRMGLESYRDRLQFLNLSEEFPFLYNIISTGKLFKCKDIQLLPAEAEKEKTELTKQGIKSILWEPLYFKGELKGFLSFSCVDQLKEWTNEDDTLINIFSEILLNALQRIEFEKEILESEQKFRKLVENSSDVTLIVTKDFKNKYVSYATVNVLGYSVDERVGQNPLEIIHPDDLELVKQTLDSLKKIGDKKTIQFRAKHKLGHWIWIEATITNLIDDPVINGYVVNYHDITPTLEAYQKLQESEERYRILAEESGDVLYKLNYSTMKYEYISPVIVNLTGYTPEEINKIGFSQIIEEIYLILNPEKSKDELIIDRVKGVTGEYLADYLLRTKKGELKWVRDHSFPFYDKDGKLAGSIGILTDITEIKKKEEEILKREKFLDALVQIQKSLIFLNDLKGFYNYLVEKLGKLSDVSRCYVFENSLSEDGKLLMSQVAEWCAEGITPQIDNPELQNLPYDILGFDLIGEFKEKGYWAAIVRELPEPIKSILAAQDIKSILLIPIVIQDDFYGYIGFDDCEKEREWSQMEIDFLNSAFASIALAIESLKQKQEIIRARDEALEANRLRSGFLSIISHEIRTPLNSILGYTEVLKDLFYDPANPDLQKYFETIERGGKRLLNTINQLIEMSKLEAGLLKTNIQNLDLKKYIIDTVDMLKVLADEKNLELVVDLPESNLIVEADDYCLHGILENLISNAIKYSNQGKILIKAFDKKDFIEMMVKDEGIGIAEEYLKHLFKPFSQEDVSYKRKFEGTGLGLAITKGYVELIGGEIKVESKKGVGSTFTVKFRKAKLD from the coding sequence ATGAAGGTGCCCGGTTATTTAAACAGAATACCAGCCATTTATATAATAATTTATTTAGTTATTTCTCTTTTGATAATTGGTTTGATTACTGATTATCTGATTAAGGATTATTACACTGTCAAAGAAGAGAAAATTAAAGAACTGAAAAATATTTCAACGGTTAAAGCTAACGAAATTTCAACATTTATAAATGAACAAGAATATAAATTATGGGAATTAGTAAACGCTGAGTTTTTTAATGAGAAAATTGCTGCTTTATTTCAGAATAAATTGAAATCTGATGATATCTTTAAATTTTTAAACCAGGTTAAATTAATTAAAAGTCTCGAGGATATAATTTTTATCAATCCTGAAGGTAAAATTCTTTTTAGTTTTCATATTCTGCCTTATGACATTGACTCGTTAACACTAAAGGTATTTTCAGATAAAGACTCACCAAAAGTTTTCATTGATTTATTTAAAGAAAAAACAACTGGAATTTTATATGCTTATCAATATCCAGTTTATGCAATCTTTAACTCAAACAAAAAATTGCTGGGATTTATCAGATTCCAGTACGATGCAATGAATACAATTATCCCAAGAATAGAATACTTAGAGCCTCAAAGCACAAGGGAAATTTTATTAGTCAAGAAGGAAGACAACTACATAATTTATTTAAGCTTCTTGCGAAAAGTTAGAATTCAACCATTTAGCTTGACGGAAAACATTGAAAACAATCAATGCTGGATCAATCTTCCTGAAAATGAAAACCTTTGTATTTATGATGGATTGGACTATGCCGGTGTTCCGGTAATAGCAGTCTTACAAAAAATTCCGAAAACCAATCTCTTATTAATTACAAAGGAAAATAAAGCGGAAATCTTTCAAGGTTTCAGGTCAAGATCATTCATTATAATTATTACATTAATTTTATCGCTTCTTTCTTTTGGAGGCTTTTTCTTGTTTATAATTTATAGAATTAATAAAAAACGAGCTCAGGAGGAATTAGAGAGAGAATTAGAGAGAGAACAGCAGAGGCAAGCCCTTCAAAAGGAATTTGAAATTGTATTTTCTCAGATAAATGACGTAATCTTTATTCTTAATTCTAAAGGTGAAATTGTAAAAGCCAACAAAGCTGTAAAAAAACTTTATGGGTACGAACCTGAAGAATTAATTGGTAAAACAATTGATTGTGTTTGTGTCGTCGATGAAATGAATGAATTATTTGAAAGATTTAAGAAAATTGAGGAATCAGAATTTTATATCTACGAATCAAAACATAGAAAAAAGGATGGAACTCTCTTTGACGTTGAAGTCAATGCAAAGGCGTATTATATAGGTAAATTGAAGTTTTTGGTCGGTTCGGTTAGAGATATAACGGAAAGAAAAAAATCCTTAATTGAACTTCAGAGAAAACTTGAAAACGAAAAACTTCTAACCGAATTAGCTTCCGAAATGATTCACCTGAATAATCAAAATTTTGATGATGAATTAGAAAAAATTATAAGAAATCTCGGTACTCATCTTAAAGTCGATCGAATTAGAATTTTTCTTAAAGATCAGGTCACTGGTTTTTATAACTGCGTTTTTGAATGGTGCAGGATGGGATTAGAATCATATAGAGATAGATTACAATTTTTAAACTTATCAGAGGAATTTCCATTTCTTTATAACATAATTTCTACTGGGAAATTATTTAAATGCAAAGACATTCAGCTTTTGCCAGCCGAAGCTGAAAAGGAAAAAACTGAATTAACAAAGCAAGGGATAAAATCAATTTTATGGGAGCCTTTATATTTCAAAGGTGAATTAAAAGGATTTTTAAGTTTTAGTTGTGTTGATCAATTGAAAGAATGGACTAATGAAGACGATACACTTATTAACATTTTTTCTGAGATTTTACTTAATGCTTTACAAAGAATTGAATTTGAAAAAGAAATTCTTGAAAGTGAACAAAAGTTCAGAAAACTTGTTGAGAATTCAAGTGATGTAACTTTGATAGTTACAAAAGACTTTAAAAATAAATATGTGAGCTATGCAACTGTAAATGTACTGGGGTACTCAGTAGATGAACGAGTTGGTCAAAATCCTCTCGAAATAATTCATCCCGATGACCTGGAGCTTGTCAAACAAACATTAGACTCACTCAAAAAAATTGGTGATAAAAAAACGATACAATTTAGAGCAAAACATAAACTCGGTCACTGGATATGGATTGAAGCAACTATTACAAACTTAATTGATGATCCTGTTATTAATGGTTATGTTGTAAATTATCACGACATAACCCCAACCTTAGAAGCCTATCAAAAACTTCAGGAGAGTGAAGAAAGATATCGAATACTTGCAGAAGAATCGGGAGATGTTCTCTACAAACTCAATTACTCCACAATGAAATATGAGTATATCAGCCCAGTCATAGTTAATTTAACTGGCTACACACCTGAAGAGATAAACAAGATTGGTTTTAGTCAAATTATTGAAGAAATTTATTTGATACTTAATCCAGAAAAATCAAAAGATGAGCTGATTATAGATAGAGTGAAAGGTGTAACTGGTGAGTACCTTGCTGATTATCTACTCAGAACTAAAAAAGGTGAACTAAAATGGGTTAGAGATCATTCATTCCCGTTTTATGATAAAGACGGAAAACTCGCCGGTTCAATTGGTATTCTTACTGATATTACTGAAATCAAAAAGAAAGAAGAAGAGATTTTAAAAAGAGAAAAGTTCCTCGATGCACTTGTACAAATTCAAAAATCCCTAATCTTCTTAAATGATTTAAAGGGATTTTATAATTATTTGGTCGAAAAACTTGGAAAACTAAGTGATGTCAGCAGATGTTATGTTTTTGAAAATTCATTAAGTGAAGATGGGAAATTACTAATGAGTCAAGTTGCTGAATGGTGTGCCGAAGGTATAACTCCTCAAATTGACAATCCAGAATTACAGAATCTTCCTTATGATATTTTAGGTTTTGATTTAATTGGTGAATTTAAAGAGAAAGGATACTGGGCAGCAATTGTTAGAGAGTTACCCGAACCAATAAAATCTATTTTAGCTGCTCAGGATATTAAGTCAATTCTTTTAATTCCAATTGTAATTCAAGATGATTTTTATGGATACATTGGTTTTGACGATTGTGAAAAGGAAAGAGAATGGAGCCAGATGGAAATTGACTTTCTAAATTCAGCTTTTGCGTCAATTGCTCTTGCAATTGAATCATTAAAACAAAAGCAGGAGATCATTCGTGCAAGAGATGAAGCATTGGAGGCAAACAGGCTGCGGAGTGGTTTCCTTTCAATCATCTCTCATGAAATTCGAACACCTTTGAATTCTATTCTTGGTTACACGGAAGTTTTGAAAGATTTATTTTATGATCCTGCAAATCCAGACTTACAGAAATATTTTGAAACAATTGAACGTGGTGGGAAGAGACTATTAAATACGATAAATCAATTAATTGAAATGTCAAAACTTGAAGCAGGATTACTTAAAACAAATATCCAGAATCTTGATTTGAAAAAATATATTATAGATACTGTCGATATGCTGAAAGTTCTTGCAGATGAAAAAAATTTGGAGCTTGTTGTAGATTTACCAGAATCAAACTTAATAGTTGAAGCTGATGATTATTGTCTGCACGGGATACTGGAAAATTTAATTTCAAATGCAATTAAATACAGTAATCAAGGTAAAATCTTAATTAAAGCTTTTGACAAAAAAGATTTTATTGAAATGATGGTAAAAGATGAAGGGATTGGAATCGCTGAAGAATATTTGAAGCATTTATTCAAACCATTCAGCCAGGAAGATGTATCTTATAAAAGAAAATTTGAGGGAACTGGTCTTGGACTTGCCATCACTAAAGGGTATGTCGAACTGATAGGCGGTGAAATAAAAGTTGAAAGCAAAAAAGGAGTTGGCTCGACATTCACTGTAAAATTTAGAAAAGCAAAGTTAGATTAG
- a CDS encoding 5-methyltetrahydrofolate--homocysteine methyltransferase codes for MHFLSKQKVWVFDGAMGTMIQSLVTDEYKCPEELILSYPEIILKIHQEYVKAGSDIIQTNTFGANYLRLKRFGLEQKIYEINSKAVELARRAAEGKIVAASVGPLGELIEPFGEISKDEAFQSFYEQAKGLSEADFINIETVQSLDEAEIIISAIRSRLSLPISVTVTFQKNPNGYFTMMGESIEDFVNRVSSWDVQMIGTNCGEGFNQSLEIICEMKNLTNLPLIAKPNAGIPQLKNGSVIYPETPEFIEPYVEKFFNNCVKILGGCCGTTPEHIRTIKKIANKINYDG; via the coding sequence ATGCATTTCCTTTCTAAACAGAAAGTCTGGGTTTTTGATGGGGCAATGGGGACGATGATCCAGAGTTTAGTTACTGATGAATATAAATGTCCTGAAGAATTAATTCTTTCCTATCCTGAAATAATTTTGAAAATTCATCAAGAATATGTCAAAGCCGGATCGGACATTATACAGACAAATACTTTTGGAGCAAATTATCTCAGACTTAAGAGATTTGGGCTCGAACAAAAAATATATGAGATAAATTCGAAAGCAGTTGAGCTTGCCAGAAGAGCAGCAGAAGGGAAAATTGTGGCTGCTTCAGTCGGTCCACTCGGTGAGTTGATTGAACCATTCGGTGAAATTTCAAAAGATGAAGCTTTCCAATCTTTTTATGAACAGGCAAAAGGTTTAAGTGAAGCTGACTTTATTAATATCGAAACAGTTCAATCTCTTGACGAAGCCGAGATAATTATTAGTGCAATTCGATCAAGATTGAGTCTGCCTATTTCAGTTACAGTTACATTTCAAAAAAATCCAAATGGATATTTTACAATGATGGGAGAAAGTATAGAGGATTTTGTGAATCGTGTTTCGAGTTGGGATGTGCAAATGATTGGAACAAACTGCGGAGAAGGTTTCAATCAATCTCTTGAAATAATTTGTGAAATGAAAAATCTCACAAACCTTCCTTTAATTGCAAAACCAAATGCCGGTATTCCACAATTGAAAAATGGCAGTGTGATTTATCCCGAAACTCCAGAATTTATTGAACCTTATGTAGAAAAATTTTTTAATAATTGTGTAAAAATTCTTGGAGGTTGCTGCGGAACTACTCCTGAACATATAAGAACGATTAAAAAAATAGCGAATAAAATTAATTATGATGGATGA
- a CDS encoding DUF1460 domain-containing protein → MKNFLLILLPILFVSCSIPLKKESEEKKEITLQEFELDNITDAEKILEIDEVKEALKKTRIDSKEIEELIEKPIYEFTPEEIDDYLKFVNELEPDLRKRVNHFARKFIGQNYEIYLLGEFPFEIYDPQPLYSIDKSDCVVFSEHVYAMALSNNWKKFFAMLQRIRYKNGVIGLLTRNHYTEADWTVNNSWLIKDITDSLPGVKSKSVVTKIDRANFFKKWGIGQDIPVQELSWSYIPASEVPKALKYLKTGDFVNVVRGYTPDDVYVGHVGIISVGSDGVVYLFHSTEPEVKMEPLLEYMKRSIELNKTREKENQIIAQKNTEILKYNQQLRASNNGSPHPDEKKLLGLKPIFYGFRFFELQENALENLQKLDGPKAPKVTIFGEN, encoded by the coding sequence ATGAAAAACTTTCTCTTAATTCTCCTGCCCATTCTTTTTGTTTCTTGTTCCATTCCATTAAAGAAGGAATCAGAAGAGAAAAAAGAAATCACTTTACAGGAGTTTGAACTCGACAACATCACAGATGCTGAAAAGATACTTGAGATTGATGAAGTTAAAGAAGCTCTAAAAAAGACAAGGATTGATTCCAAAGAAATAGAAGAACTAATTGAGAAGCCAATCTATGAATTCACGCCAGAAGAAATTGATGATTACTTGAAATTTGTTAACGAACTTGAGCCAGATTTGAGAAAAAGAGTAAATCACTTTGCAAGAAAATTTATAGGACAGAATTATGAGATTTATCTATTGGGAGAATTTCCGTTTGAGATCTATGATCCACAGCCACTTTACTCAATTGATAAAAGTGATTGCGTTGTTTTCAGCGAACATGTTTATGCAATGGCTCTTTCAAATAACTGGAAAAAATTTTTTGCAATGCTTCAAAGGATTCGTTATAAAAATGGTGTAATTGGATTACTTACTCGAAATCATTACACTGAAGCAGATTGGACAGTTAACAATTCATGGTTGATCAAAGATATAACTGACAGTTTACCTGGTGTAAAATCAAAATCCGTCGTTACAAAAATTGATCGTGCAAATTTTTTCAAGAAATGGGGAATTGGTCAGGATATACCAGTTCAAGAATTAAGCTGGTCCTATATTCCTGCATCAGAAGTACCTAAGGCATTAAAGTATCTCAAAACTGGTGATTTCGTGAATGTTGTTCGAGGCTACACTCCAGATGATGTTTATGTTGGTCATGTGGGAATAATCTCTGTCGGTTCTGATGGTGTAGTTTATCTTTTTCATTCAACTGAGCCTGAAGTGAAAATGGAACCTTTGCTCGAATATATGAAACGTTCAATCGAATTAAACAAAACGCGAGAGAAAGAAAATCAAATAATAGCTCAAAAGAATACCGAAATTCTGAAATACAATCAACAATTAAGAGCAAGTAATAACGGTAGTCCCCACCCGGATGAGAAAAAACTTTTAGGTCTTAAACCTATTTTCTACGGTTTTAGATTTTTTGAATTACAGGAAAATGCTTTAGAAAATCTCCAAAAGCTTGATGGACCAAAAGCACCTAAAGTCACAATCTTTGGTGAAAATTAG
- a CDS encoding corrinoid protein: protein MDELKASILGKISELVINGNYNLMSENVEEALKLNISPKEILDNALLKGMEVVGIRFRDGIMFLPEVLMSAKAFKTAMNMIEPLLLQETNSSNLKGKILLGTVKGDIHDIGKNLVGVMLKGNGFNVVDIGVDASTEKFIDGIEKENPDIVGLSAMLTTTMLAMQKTVQVLKEKFQSKLIIVGGAPVSQDFANEIGADGYAKNAMDAVELCKNLLEQFNS from the coding sequence ATGGATGAATTGAAAGCATCAATCCTTGGCAAAATTTCTGAACTCGTGATTAATGGAAATTATAATTTAATGAGTGAGAATGTTGAAGAAGCTCTGAAATTAAACATCTCTCCAAAGGAAATTTTGGATAATGCACTTTTAAAAGGAATGGAAGTAGTTGGCATCAGGTTCAGAGATGGAATTATGTTTTTGCCTGAAGTTTTAATGTCTGCCAAAGCTTTTAAGACAGCAATGAATATGATCGAGCCTTTGCTTCTTCAAGAAACTAATTCAAGTAATTTGAAGGGAAAAATTTTGCTTGGTACAGTGAAAGGAGATATCCACGATATTGGAAAAAACTTAGTTGGAGTTATGTTGAAAGGTAATGGTTTTAATGTGGTTGATATTGGTGTTGATGCATCAACTGAAAAATTTATCGATGGGATTGAAAAAGAAAATCCTGATATAGTAGGTTTATCTGCGATGTTGACAACAACAATGTTAGCGATGCAAAAAACAGTTCAAGTTTTGAAAGAAAAATTTCAAAGTAAGCTTATAATTGTTGGCGGGGCACCAGTTTCACAAGATTTTGCAAATGAAATTGGTGCAGACGGTTATGCTAAAAATGCAATGGATGCTGTTGAATTGTGCAAAAATTTACTTGAACAGTTTAATAGCTGA